Proteins encoded by one window of Cannabis sativa cultivar Pink pepper isolate KNU-18-1 chromosome 4, ASM2916894v1, whole genome shotgun sequence:
- the LOC115714699 gene encoding probable trehalose-phosphate phosphatase J encodes MTNQNVVVQDTQAAINMAINVAVSNSGIFTTATQKPPSAPGGYISISQKKFLKNIEINGGTRINTWVDTMRGSSPTHIKASAPFSDDQSSWMNHHPSALDMFEQIIEASKGKQIVMFLDYDGTLSPIVADPDRAYMSDSMRKTVKSLARCFPTAIVSGRCRDKVYSFVRLAELYYAGSHGMDIKGPAKGSKYKKDNAKGVLFQPASEFLPMIDEVCKQLIEKTKSTPGAKVEHNKFCVSVHYRCVEEKKWNEVAQQVKSVLKEYPKLRLTHGRKVLEIRPTIKWDKGKALEFLLESLGFANCADVFPVYIGDDRTDEDAFKTLRERGQGFGILVSKIPKDTNASYSLQEPTEVMNFLQKLVEWKRQSIRRQATL; translated from the exons ATGACGAACCAAAATGTGGTAGTTCAGGACACACAAGCTGCTATCAATATGGCTATCAACGTTGCCGTTTCGAACTCAGGGATTTTCACGACTGCAACTCAGAAGCCACCCTCTGCTCCGGGAGGTTACATCTCTATTTCCCAGAAGAAGTTTTTGAAAAACATCGAGATTAATGGAGGAACAAGAATCAATACCTGGGTCGACACAATGAGAGGTTCTTCTCCTACCCATATCAAGGCCAGTGCTCCTTTTTCCGATGACCAAAGCTCTTGGATG AATCACCACCCATCAGCCTTGGACATGTTCGAGCAAATCATTGAAGCTTCAAAAGGAAAACAGATAGTTATGTTTTTGGATTACGATGGCACCCTTTCTCCCATAGTAGCAGACCCGGATCGAGCTTACATGTCTGATTCG ATGAGAAAAACAGTGAAAAGCCTCGCACGATGTTTTCCAACTGCTATAGTGAGCGGCAGGTGCAGAGATAAG GTGTATAGCTTTGTACGATTGGCAGAGCTGTACTATGCCGGAAGCCATGGCATGGACATTAAAGGACCAGCAAAAGGTTCCAAATACAAAAAA GATAATGCAAAAGGTGTTCTGTTTCAACCAGCCAGTGAATTTCTTCCCATGATCGATGAG GTTTGCAAACAGTTGATTGAGAAAACTAAATCAACTCCAGGAGCAAAAGTTGAGCACAACAAGTTCTGTGTCTCAGTACATTATCGTTGTGTTGAGGAAAAG AAATGGAACGAAGTGGCCCAGCAAGTAAAGTCAGTTCTGAAGGAGTATCCCAAGCTGAGACTAACACATGGAAGAAAG GTGTTAGAAATCCGACCTACTATCAAATGGGACAAAGGCAAAGCCCTTGAGTTTTTGTTGGAATCACTTG GATTCGCAAATTGTGCCGATGTTTTTCCTGTTTATATTGGGGATGATCGAACAGATGAAGATGCATTCAAG ACTCTAAGAGAAAGAGGACAAGGATTTGGCATTCTTGTGTCCAAAATTCCAAAGGACACCAATGCTTCTTATTCTTTGCAAGAGCCGACTGAG GTTATGAACTTCCTTCAAAAATTGGTGGAATGGAAACGACAGTCAATTAGGAGGCAGGCCACGCtgtaa